The Thermodesulfobacteriota bacterium DNA segment TTTGAAGCGCAGACCGATGTTTGTTAAATTCTTTGCATACTGACTGAATACCAAGAGTTACATCGTGAGACACCGTAAGCATAAAATAAAGCGCCAGCATAGCATGATAAAGGGATTGAAGGACTTTCTCGAGGGAAAGATCTCATCACTCGACTTCGTCGAAGGCATCATACCCGGAGAAATAAAGGTGGGCAGCGCCACCGGAGAGAACCTGGTCGTAAAATACAAGTACAGCACGGTGAGCGGCGCTAAGTTAATTGCCAGAAGCGGCTCCTCAATTCAGGAGGTGTTTGTCATAACCAGGTTTCCGGAGAGACTACGAGAGGTGATTGAAACCTCAGGTGAGCGGCCAGAATAAATGCCAAGTGTAACTAAAAAAACATACCAGCCAGCCCGTTTACTTATAAATCCTGAGAAGTGTGCAATATTCCCCCTCACTACTCACCTATGATTCTGGGTAAAGGAAATACCCACAAAAACCTTAAGAGTATAGGCGTAGAAAATTCGTAAGTCCAAAATAGCCAAAAAGTATTACTTAAATAGTACTAAAGAGGTATTTTTTAATCCTCAAATAATTCTAAAATAATTCTTACGCTCTTTGTGAGCACCGATACCTCCAAGAAGTAGCTTATGGTATGGAATTCGATTAAAGGATTAATACTCATCCGATTCCCTGGA contains these protein-coding regions:
- a CDS encoding DUF2103 domain-containing protein; protein product: MRHRKHKIKRQHSMIKGLKDFLEGKISSLDFVEGIIPGEIKVGSATGENLVVKYKYSTVSGAKLIARSGSSIQEVFVITRFPERLREVIETSGERPE